In one Mucilaginibacter ginsenosidivorax genomic region, the following are encoded:
- a CDS encoding 6-phosphogluconolactonase produces the protein MDELLKRDIDWTRIRAFHMDEYLNLDADAPQGFGNFLKERLFGKVPFKAVHYLNGNAAGAEQECLRYADLLNQFPPDIVCLGIGENTHLAFNDPHVADFNDPLLVKIVDLDNACRVQQVNDGCFARIEDVPTHALTLTIPALVNTPFAFTIVPGEKKADAVKHTLNATVSEKYPSTILRRHPDAVLFVDDKSSVYI, from the coding sequence TTGGATGAATTGCTGAAAAGGGACATCGATTGGACAAGGATCAGGGCTTTTCACATGGATGAGTACCTTAACCTGGATGCGGACGCACCACAAGGTTTTGGCAATTTTTTAAAAGAACGGTTGTTTGGCAAAGTGCCTTTTAAGGCGGTACATTATCTTAATGGCAACGCCGCCGGTGCGGAGCAGGAGTGCCTGCGTTACGCAGACTTGCTAAACCAATTCCCACCAGACATTGTTTGTTTAGGCATCGGCGAAAACACGCACCTTGCTTTTAATGACCCGCATGTGGCCGATTTTAACGATCCGCTGTTGGTTAAAATTGTCGATCTGGACAATGCCTGCCGCGTGCAGCAGGTAAATGATGGCTGTTTTGCCAGGATAGAAGATGTGCCCACCCATGCCTTAACGCTCACTATCCCCGCATTGGTAAACACTCCATTTGCATTCACCATTGTGCCAGGCGAAAAAAAGGCAGACGCGGTTAAGCATACGTTGAATGCAACAGTATCAGAAAAATATCCTTCAACAATATTGCGCAGACACCCGGATGCTGTATTATTTGTTGATGATAAAAGCAGTGTATATATTTAA
- a CDS encoding beta-N-acetylhexosaminidase has translation MKKLLPALLLIFSLNAVIAQQTKSPFAVRGFHLDLRIQVMTIPALKAFALKLSQNGMNTLVMEWEGTYPFEKHPLIPNRYAYSKQEIKSFIRYCDSLGIDVIPLQQSFGHVEYILRHQRYKNLREDQKDVSQVCPLETDGDKALFTDLYTELAATHTSKYIHIGGDETYLLGRDAKCKAKAEKEGKSKLYTDYIKMLCEIVIKLGKRPVLWADIALKYPEAIKSLPKETVFVDWNYGWDMSYFGNHQKLMESGFEIWGSPAIRSSPDNYNLTLWEKHLKNISNFIPAASKLGYKGMIMTSWSTSGQYSAVYESEADMAELYAIRHVYPLSGFNMSIAAYFEAVKTNQPLNITNFVYNYGQNQFGFDKARVISFWEALKTTPYEIQQGEVKSPAPLSVKQLLDSCTIARQKLYALKPTKNLQEFEHFKLMADTRVYYLTYQAIEKQVNEASFNNAQKPAVIAALKQLLATSKNLDERFEQLNKDFLNPSAIREENELRNMKVTALFARLAGDK, from the coding sequence ATGAAAAAATTATTACCCGCTTTATTACTAATATTTAGTTTAAACGCCGTTATCGCGCAGCAGACAAAATCGCCTTTTGCAGTGCGGGGTTTCCATCTCGATCTGCGCATCCAGGTAATGACCATCCCGGCGCTTAAAGCTTTTGCATTAAAACTAAGCCAAAACGGGATGAACACGCTGGTGATGGAGTGGGAGGGTACCTATCCATTCGAAAAACACCCCTTAATACCCAACCGTTACGCGTACAGCAAGCAGGAAATCAAAAGCTTTATTCGTTACTGCGACAGCCTGGGTATTGATGTGATACCGCTGCAACAAAGTTTTGGCCATGTAGAATACATTTTACGGCATCAACGCTATAAAAACCTGCGGGAAGATCAAAAAGATGTATCACAGGTGTGTCCGTTAGAAACGGATGGGGATAAAGCCCTTTTTACCGATTTATATACCGAACTTGCCGCCACGCATACCTCTAAATATATCCACATTGGCGGCGATGAAACCTACCTGCTGGGGCGCGATGCCAAATGTAAGGCCAAAGCCGAAAAGGAAGGTAAATCCAAACTATATACCGATTACATTAAAATGTTGTGCGAAATCGTGATTAAACTGGGTAAACGCCCCGTACTTTGGGCCGATATCGCGCTAAAATATCCTGAGGCTATTAAATCGCTGCCCAAAGAAACCGTTTTTGTAGATTGGAACTACGGCTGGGATATGAGCTACTTTGGCAACCACCAAAAGCTGATGGAAAGCGGTTTCGAAATCTGGGGATCGCCGGCAATCCGTTCGAGCCCGGATAATTATAACCTCACCCTGTGGGAAAAACACCTGAAAAATATCAGCAATTTTATCCCGGCTGCAAGCAAGCTGGGCTATAAAGGGATGATCATGACGTCGTGGTCAACATCCGGCCAATACTCGGCAGTGTATGAATCAGAAGCGGATATGGCCGAACTATATGCCATCAGGCACGTGTACCCCTTGTCGGGGTTCAATATGTCTATAGCCGCATATTTCGAAGCAGTAAAAACTAACCAGCCTTTAAATATCACCAACTTTGTATACAACTACGGCCAAAACCAGTTCGGGTTTGATAAGGCCAGGGTCATATCATTTTGGGAAGCACTTAAAACAACACCTTATGAAATACAACAGGGCGAGGTAAAATCGCCCGCACCATTATCAGTTAAGCAATTGCTGGATAGTTGCACCATAGCCCGCCAAAAGCTGTACGCCCTAAAGCCAACAAAAAACCTGCAGGAGTTTGAACATTTTAAATTAATGGCCGATACCAGGGTGTATTACCTCACCTACCAGGCTATTGAAAAGCAGGTAAACGAGGCGTCGTTTAATAATGCGCAAAAGCCCGCGGTAATTGCTGCGTTAAAGCAACTGTTGGCTACCTCAAAAAACCTGGATGAAAGGTTTGAACAATTGAATAAAGATTTCCTGAACCCATCGGCCATCCGGGAGGAAAACGAACTGCGTAATATGAAAGTGACAGCGTTATTTGCCAGGTTGGCAGGCGATAAATAG